A single Stutzerimonas stutzeri DNA region contains:
- the ngg gene encoding N-acetylglutaminylglutamine synthetase — protein sequence MQKSQAYGQRLLRGQAPTYERLQARLAEDGQEEPRGPVTLHCGWGRILVGHTYSDPADLAADLLDEQAGERDIALYVAAPHQVLAYAPQQLFLDPSDTLRIWFTDYRPARRSFRGFSIRRAQCEADWKAINCLYQSRGMLPVNPELCTPREKGGPVYWLAEDDDSGQIIGSVMGINHQTAFNDPENGSSLWCLAVAPSCTRPGVGEALVRHLIEQYMGRGLAYLDLSVLHDNKQAKALYAKLGFRDLQTFTVKRKNTFNQPLFLGPGPEAELNPYARIIVDEARRRGIEITIDDAEAGLFTLTQGGRKVRCRESLSDLTSAVSMTLCQDKCLTHRTLARAGLKLPAQCLAGPAESNAAFLKEHGSVVVKPVDGEQGHGVSVDLRNIEDLEQAIARARQFDQRVLIESYHSGLDLRIVVIGYEVVAAAIRRPAEVVGDGSHSIRELIEAQSRRRQAATSGESRIPMDEETRRCIEEAGFDYDTVLPHGQHLAVRRTANLHTGGTLDDVTDQLHPELIDAAVRAARALDIPVVGLDLLVPAADQPDYVFIEANERVGLANHHPQPTAERFIDLLFPLSHNSH from the coding sequence ATGCAGAAGTCTCAAGCTTACGGACAGCGATTGTTGCGCGGACAGGCCCCGACCTATGAGCGGCTGCAAGCGCGCCTTGCCGAGGACGGCCAGGAAGAACCCCGGGGCCCGGTAACGCTGCACTGCGGTTGGGGCCGGATACTGGTCGGCCATACCTACTCCGACCCGGCTGATCTGGCCGCCGACCTGTTGGATGAGCAAGCGGGCGAACGCGATATTGCACTGTATGTCGCCGCACCGCATCAGGTGCTGGCCTACGCGCCGCAACAGCTGTTTCTCGATCCATCCGACACCTTGCGTATCTGGTTCACCGACTACCGCCCCGCACGCCGCAGTTTTCGAGGTTTCAGTATTCGTCGCGCACAATGCGAGGCCGACTGGAAAGCGATCAACTGCCTGTATCAGTCTCGCGGCATGCTGCCGGTCAACCCGGAACTGTGCACCCCGCGCGAAAAAGGCGGACCGGTGTACTGGCTGGCCGAAGATGACGATTCCGGGCAGATCATCGGCAGCGTGATGGGCATCAATCACCAGACAGCCTTCAACGATCCCGAAAACGGCTCCAGCCTCTGGTGCCTGGCGGTCGCCCCGAGCTGCACCCGTCCCGGCGTCGGCGAAGCACTGGTGCGTCACCTGATCGAACAGTACATGGGGCGTGGCCTGGCCTATCTCGACCTGTCGGTGCTGCACGACAACAAGCAGGCCAAGGCGCTCTACGCCAAGCTCGGCTTCCGTGACCTGCAAACCTTCACCGTCAAGCGCAAGAACACCTTCAACCAGCCTCTGTTTCTCGGCCCTGGGCCGGAAGCCGAGCTGAACCCCTACGCCAGAATCATCGTCGACGAAGCCCGTCGCCGCGGCATCGAAATCACCATCGACGACGCCGAAGCCGGGCTGTTCACTCTCACCCAGGGCGGCCGAAAGGTGCGCTGCCGCGAATCGCTGTCGGACTTGACCTCGGCTGTCAGCATGACGCTGTGCCAGGACAAATGCCTGACCCACCGCACCCTCGCCCGGGCAGGGCTCAAGTTGCCGGCGCAGTGCCTGGCGGGCCCGGCGGAAAGCAATGCGGCGTTTCTGAAAGAGCATGGCAGCGTGGTGGTCAAGCCGGTCGATGGCGAACAGGGCCATGGGGTCTCGGTGGACCTGCGCAACATCGAGGATCTCGAACAAGCCATCGCCCGGGCCCGCCAGTTCGACCAGCGAGTGCTGATCGAGAGCTATCATTCGGGGCTCGATCTGCGCATCGTAGTCATCGGCTACGAAGTGGTGGCCGCCGCGATCCGCCGGCCCGCCGAGGTCGTGGGCGACGGCAGCCACAGCATTCGCGAACTGATCGAAGCCCAGAGCCGCCGACGCCAGGCTGCGACCAGCGGCGAAAGCCGCATTCCAATGGACGAGGAAACCCGCCGCTGCATCGAAGAAGCCGGTTTCGATTACGACACGGTCTTGCCCCACGGACAGCACCTGGCGGTTCGGCGTACCGCCAACCTGCACACTGGCGGCACCCTCGACGATGTCACCGACCAGTTGCACCCGGAGCTGATCGACGCGGCTGTTCGAGCCGCACGGGCGCTGGATATTCCGGTGGTCGGGCTGGATCTGCTGGTACCGGCCGCCGATCAACCGGATTACGTCTTCATCGAAGCCAACGAGCGTGTCGGGCTGGCCAACCATCATCCCCAGCCAACGGCGGAGCGTTTCATCGACCTGCTGTTTCCGCTCAGCCACAATAGTCACTAG
- a CDS encoding osmoprotectant NAGGN system M42 family peptidase: protein MTAKLPEPDLNYLQRVLLETLAIPSPTGFTDTIVRYVAERLKELGIPFELTRRGTIRATLKGRRDSPDRAIAAHLDTIGASVREIHDTGRLGLSPVGCWSSRFAEGSRVSVFTDSGVIRGSVLPLLASGHAFNTAVDEMPISWDHVELRLDAFTTSRADTVALGVHIGDFVAFDPMPEFTDSGYISARHLDDKAGVAALLAALKAVVESDQQLPIDCHPLFTITEETGSGAAGALPWDVSEFVGIDIAPTAKGQASSEHAVTVAMQDSGGPYDFHLSRHLIKLAEGHDIPVRRDLFRYYHSDAQSAIAAGHDIRTALLAFGCDATHGYERTHIDSLAAMSRLICSYLLSPPVFASDAHAGHGSLESFSHQLEHDAQMENDTRVPPVDSIFDKRTGDSSD from the coding sequence ATGACTGCAAAGCTTCCCGAACCCGATCTGAACTACCTGCAACGTGTATTGCTGGAGACGCTTGCAATCCCCAGCCCAACGGGATTCACCGACACCATCGTGCGTTACGTTGCCGAGCGGCTGAAGGAACTGGGCATTCCTTTCGAACTGACCCGGCGCGGCACGATCCGTGCGACGCTCAAAGGTCGACGCGATAGCCCGGACCGCGCGATTGCCGCCCACCTGGACACCATCGGCGCCAGCGTGCGTGAGATCCACGACACGGGCCGTCTGGGGTTGTCGCCGGTAGGCTGCTGGTCGAGCCGCTTTGCCGAAGGCAGCCGCGTCAGCGTATTCACCGACAGCGGAGTGATCCGCGGAAGCGTCCTGCCGTTGTTGGCCTCAGGGCACGCCTTCAATACCGCGGTCGACGAGATGCCCATCAGTTGGGACCACGTCGAGCTGCGCCTGGACGCGTTTACAACCAGCCGTGCCGATACGGTTGCGCTGGGCGTGCATATCGGCGATTTCGTGGCGTTCGATCCGATGCCCGAGTTCACCGACAGCGGCTATATCAGCGCCCGCCATCTGGATGACAAGGCGGGCGTGGCCGCCCTGCTGGCCGCGCTGAAAGCAGTGGTCGAGAGCGATCAGCAGTTGCCGATCGACTGCCACCCGCTGTTCACCATCACCGAAGAAACCGGCTCCGGCGCGGCCGGCGCACTGCCATGGGACGTGAGCGAATTCGTGGGCATCGACATCGCGCCGACGGCCAAGGGCCAGGCGTCCAGCGAACATGCGGTCACGGTCGCCATGCAGGACTCCGGGGGCCCTTACGACTTCCACCTGTCCCGACACCTGATCAAGCTGGCCGAAGGGCACGACATACCGGTACGCCGCGATCTGTTTCGGTACTACCACAGCGACGCGCAGTCAGCGATCGCGGCCGGACACGATATCCGCACCGCCCTGCTCGCCTTCGGCTGCGACGCCACTCACGGCTATGAACGGACCCATATCGACAGCCTCGCTGCGATGAGCCGCCTGATATGCAGCTACCTGCTGAGCCCGCCGGTCTTCGCCAGCGACGCACACGCCGGCCACGGATCGCTCGAAAGCTTCAGCCATCAACTTGAACACGACGCCCAGATGGAAAACGACACGCGCGTACCGCCGGTCGATTCGATCTTCGACAAGCGAACCGGCGACTCGTCCGATTGA
- a CDS encoding hybrid sensor histidine kinase/response regulator yields the protein MLPRLCLAIFLSCLSAQLWAFTPVTVDSEDFRQSLGNWTYFLRDPAAELNATEVLGLPEKTFEQVDGKHANKGKNNDVWWFRVDLDSQLNTPLGGFIEINYPLLDHIELYLRHPDGRISRQQSGDRHPFRERSVKVTNFWFPVDLEPGTSTLLLRLQSTSTLYVPLYFSSYGASAATAENSMGLAGAFYGVLFAMFCYNLFLFMSLREPAYFWYLVYNLNVGLFALSFDGLLVKWLNDDGGLVALGIYALMLSHCLISIQFSRHFLHTREHFPRLDFALRVAFLVSFGALLSGLILDLQTWSILASVMVIASSIGLLLTGAFVWRRGVRYGFYYTLAWGVLLVTFAIVTAGSLGFNLFGLYGASIVKVGIAFELITLSIGLADRINLLKEEGFQSRQAAARAESENQAKSRFLAKMSHEIRTPLNGVLGMLQLLRETSLDRNQRFYLDTISSSSASLMSVINDILDYARIGAGKLVLEDIEYDLEALASETISLFTAQALEKEVRLHVSLSADVPRRVRGDPTRLKQVLLNLLSNALKFTESGYVVLEIGSQGRGDSRKLVFSVTDSGIGMRAEVLAQLFVSFAQGDSSTTRRYGGSGLGLVISKELVEMMGGQIDVQSAPGKGSRFSFAIALHEAGGNHDPLTSLLEGRTAVIASQDVHALDAMSNLLMRWGMRVVRCEEPQRLPRYLDDHATTPLLVVMAPWPGKPQDWLAALANQLEPNQRVMLLCPPQSDCLVLAPTLRLVNLPLPLLLGPLRDALHRFYQPVGSPATDAGMCDHKATAPRSCILIAEDNPVSQMVVSGLLRKRGYDVLVAENGRRAVTAYRDNPSAAQLILMDCEMPELDGFEASRQIRRIEAEQGLAPVPIIALTAHVLDDHRQQGRDAGMDDFIGKPLDTEQLYACLDRFLKPLDLSQPRRWPV from the coding sequence ATGCTGCCGCGTCTTTGCCTGGCCATCTTCCTCTCCTGCCTGTCCGCTCAGCTCTGGGCGTTCACTCCTGTAACGGTGGATTCGGAGGACTTTCGCCAGTCACTCGGCAACTGGACCTATTTCCTGCGCGATCCCGCCGCCGAACTGAACGCAACCGAAGTGCTGGGCCTGCCGGAGAAGACCTTCGAGCAGGTCGACGGCAAGCACGCCAACAAGGGTAAGAACAACGACGTCTGGTGGTTCCGTGTCGATCTGGACAGCCAGCTGAACACCCCCCTCGGGGGCTTTATCGAGATCAACTATCCGCTGCTCGATCATATCGAGCTGTATCTGCGTCACCCCGACGGCCGCATCAGCCGACAACAGTCCGGCGATCGCCATCCGTTCCGTGAACGTTCGGTCAAGGTGACCAACTTCTGGTTTCCGGTCGACCTGGAGCCCGGCACCTCGACGCTGCTACTGCGGCTGCAGAGCACCAGCACCCTGTACGTACCGCTGTATTTCAGCAGCTACGGCGCAAGCGCGGCCACGGCCGAAAACTCGATGGGCCTTGCCGGCGCGTTCTACGGCGTGCTGTTCGCGATGTTCTGCTACAACCTGTTCCTGTTCATGTCGCTTCGCGAGCCGGCGTATTTCTGGTACCTGGTCTACAACCTCAACGTCGGGCTGTTCGCACTCAGCTTCGATGGCCTGCTGGTCAAGTGGCTGAACGACGATGGCGGCCTGGTTGCCCTCGGCATCTATGCGCTGATGCTGAGCCACTGTCTGATCTCGATTCAATTCAGTCGCCATTTCCTGCATACCCGCGAGCACTTTCCGCGACTGGATTTCGCGCTGCGCGTGGCATTTCTGGTGTCGTTCGGCGCGCTGCTGTCCGGGCTGATTCTCGACCTGCAGACCTGGAGCATCCTGGCCAGTGTCATGGTGATTGCCTCCTCGATAGGCCTGTTGCTGACCGGCGCGTTCGTCTGGCGGCGCGGCGTTCGCTACGGTTTCTACTACACCCTGGCCTGGGGTGTACTGCTGGTGACCTTTGCCATCGTCACCGCCGGTTCCCTGGGCTTCAACCTGTTCGGTCTGTATGGCGCATCCATCGTCAAGGTCGGTATCGCCTTCGAGCTGATCACGCTGTCGATCGGGCTGGCCGACCGGATCAATCTGCTCAAGGAAGAAGGGTTCCAGTCACGCCAGGCCGCTGCGCGCGCGGAAAGCGAGAACCAGGCCAAGAGCCGGTTCCTGGCGAAGATGAGCCATGAGATCCGTACCCCCCTCAATGGTGTGCTCGGCATGCTGCAACTGCTGCGCGAAACCTCGCTGGACCGTAACCAGCGGTTCTATCTCGACACCATTTCCAGTTCCAGCGCCTCGCTGATGTCGGTGATCAACGACATCCTCGACTATGCACGAATAGGCGCCGGCAAGCTGGTGCTGGAGGATATCGAGTACGACCTCGAGGCATTGGCATCCGAAACCATCAGCCTGTTCACGGCCCAGGCCCTGGAGAAGGAAGTCCGGCTGCACGTGAGCCTCTCGGCAGACGTACCGCGACGCGTGCGAGGCGATCCGACCCGACTCAAGCAGGTCTTGCTGAACCTGCTCAGCAACGCGTTGAAATTCACCGAAAGCGGCTATGTCGTCCTCGAGATCGGTAGCCAGGGCCGGGGCGACTCACGCAAGCTGGTCTTCTCGGTGACAGACAGCGGCATCGGTATGCGCGCCGAAGTGCTCGCGCAGCTTTTCGTTTCCTTCGCCCAGGGCGATTCGAGCACCACCCGGCGTTATGGCGGCAGCGGGCTGGGACTGGTGATCAGCAAAGAGCTGGTGGAAATGATGGGCGGCCAGATCGACGTGCAAAGCGCACCGGGCAAAGGCAGCCGCTTCAGCTTCGCCATTGCGCTACATGAAGCCGGCGGCAACCATGATCCGCTCACCTCATTGCTGGAGGGCCGCACCGCGGTGATCGCGTCCCAGGATGTGCACGCGCTCGATGCCATGAGCAATCTTCTGATGCGCTGGGGCATGCGAGTGGTGCGCTGCGAGGAACCGCAGCGACTGCCGCGCTACCTGGACGACCACGCTACGACACCTCTGCTTGTCGTCATGGCGCCCTGGCCGGGCAAGCCACAGGACTGGCTGGCAGCGCTGGCCAACCAGCTCGAGCCGAACCAGCGGGTGATGCTGCTATGCCCGCCGCAGAGCGATTGCCTGGTACTGGCGCCAACGCTGCGACTGGTCAACTTGCCGCTACCGCTCCTGCTCGGCCCGCTGCGCGATGCGCTCCACCGGTTCTATCAACCGGTGGGCAGCCCGGCGACCGATGCAGGGATGTGTGACCACAAGGCGACGGCGCCGCGCTCGTGCATCCTCATCGCCGAAGACAATCCGGTCAGCCAGATGGTGGTTTCGGGACTGCTGCGCAAACGTGGCTATGACGTGCTGGTCGCCGAGAATGGCCGGCGGGCCGTAACGGCCTATCGCGACAATCCATCGGCCGCGCAGCTGATTCTGATGGATTGCGAAATGCCTGAACTCGACGGTTTCGAGGCAAGCCGGCAGATTCGCCGTATCGAAGCGGAACAGGGGCTCGCACCGGTGCCGATCATTGCCCTCACCGCCCATGTGCTTGACGACCACCGGCAACAGGGGCGTGACGCCGGGATGGATGACTTCATTGGCAAACCATTGGACACCGAGCAGTTGTATGCTTGCCTGGACCGCTTTCTCAAGCCGCTCGACCTATCACAGCCTCGACGCTGGCCTGTCTGA
- a CDS encoding YheU family protein, translating into MLIPHDQLEPDTLTRLIEDFVTRQGTDNGDETPLHTRVERVRQALIKGTAVIVFDADHQQCQLALKRDVPRQWLEDD; encoded by the coding sequence ATGCTCATTCCTCACGACCAACTCGAACCCGACACCCTGACCCGCCTGATCGAGGATTTCGTCACCCGCCAGGGCACCGACAACGGTGACGAGACACCGCTGCACACCCGGGTCGAGCGGGTACGGCAGGCGTTGATCAAAGGAACGGCGGTGATCGTTTTCGATGCGGATCACCAGCAGTGCCAGTTGGCGCTCAAGCGCGACGTGCCCAGGCAATGGCTGGAAGACGATTGA
- a CDS encoding CynX/NimT family MFS transporter: MLALVLGAINLRPAITSFAPLIERIAEELSLSRGLISLTTALPVLLMGLLAPLAPRLAVRFGLERTISLCLGLIGVALLLRLFGENAAVLIGTAAMVGAGIAVAGPLLSGFIKRYFLDHMGKTAAFYSLSMAIGGTIGVVLTAPAAQWLGHRWTWGLALWAIPAILALIIWLRLPNQPEAAVEQRAGLPWGEPRAWLLSLYFALQAGLFYALATWLVARYHEAGFSLLQSNAFFSGFMLIGLPSAFAMPWLAQRFGKRHLLMAGCGVLAAVCLLVIAWVPQVQPLVVCMLLGVALNGTFSMSLVLPMYEASTPLAVSRLTAMMLCTGYCLACFTPVLTGLGRDIAGDYRGPFLVLAGMAALMVVLALRLAPRSDLAAAIETS, encoded by the coding sequence ATGCTGGCCCTGGTGCTTGGCGCCATCAATCTACGCCCTGCCATTACCTCCTTCGCGCCGCTGATCGAACGCATCGCCGAAGAGCTGAGCCTCAGCCGCGGCCTGATCAGCCTGACCACGGCATTGCCGGTGCTGCTGATGGGCTTGCTGGCGCCGCTTGCGCCGCGCCTGGCCGTGCGTTTCGGGCTGGAACGGACCATCAGTCTGTGCCTGGGGCTCATCGGCGTGGCATTGCTGTTGCGTCTGTTCGGGGAAAACGCGGCGGTACTGATCGGCACGGCGGCGATGGTCGGAGCCGGCATCGCTGTGGCCGGCCCGCTGCTGTCCGGCTTCATCAAGCGCTACTTTCTCGACCACATGGGTAAAACCGCTGCCTTCTACTCGCTGAGTATGGCTATCGGCGGCACCATCGGCGTGGTTCTGACCGCACCCGCGGCGCAATGGCTGGGTCACCGCTGGACGTGGGGGCTGGCGCTGTGGGCGATCCCAGCGATATTGGCGCTGATTATCTGGTTGCGTTTGCCCAACCAGCCGGAGGCGGCTGTGGAGCAACGCGCCGGGTTGCCGTGGGGCGAGCCGCGCGCCTGGCTGCTCAGTCTCTATTTCGCCTTGCAGGCCGGATTGTTCTACGCCCTGGCGACCTGGCTGGTGGCGCGCTACCACGAAGCCGGCTTCAGCCTGTTGCAGAGCAATGCGTTTTTCAGCGGTTTCATGCTGATCGGCCTGCCGAGCGCTTTCGCCATGCCTTGGCTGGCGCAACGTTTTGGCAAGCGGCACCTGCTCATGGCCGGCTGCGGTGTGCTGGCTGCGGTGTGTCTGCTGGTCATCGCCTGGGTGCCACAGGTCCAGCCGCTGGTGGTCTGCATGCTGTTGGGTGTGGCCCTGAACGGCACGTTTTCGATGTCGCTGGTGCTGCCGATGTACGAGGCAAGCACCCCGCTGGCGGTGAGCCGCCTGACCGCGATGATGCTCTGCACCGGCTATTGCCTGGCGTGTTTCACGCCGGTCCTGACCGGGCTGGGACGCGACATCGCCGGTGACTATCGCGGGCCGTTCCTCGTACTGGCGGGCATGGCGGCGTTGATGGTCGTGCTCGCCTTGCGCCTCGCGCCACGGTCTGACCTGGCGGCGGCTATCGAGACGAGCTGA
- a CDS encoding SDR family oxidoreductase: MQNRMMVTGAGSGLGREIALRWAREGWQLALSDVNEAGLAETLGMVREAGGDGFTQRCDVRDYSQLTALAQACETKLGGIDVVVNNAGVASGGFFDELSLEDWDWQIAINLMGVVKGCKAFLPLVQSSRGKFINIASMAALMQAPGMSNYNVAKAGVVALSESLLVELKQQEVGVHVVCPSFFQTNLMDSYRGPTPNMKAQISKLLEASPITAADIADYIYRQVAEGVFMILPHDEGRMAWKIKQQNPQAIYDEMAALAEKKRNKSRT; encoded by the coding sequence ATGCAAAATCGCATGATGGTCACTGGCGCGGGTTCCGGTCTGGGTCGCGAGATCGCGCTACGCTGGGCACGTGAGGGCTGGCAACTGGCGCTCTCGGACGTCAACGAAGCCGGACTGGCCGAGACCCTCGGAATGGTCCGCGAAGCCGGCGGCGACGGGTTCACTCAGCGCTGCGACGTGCGCGACTACAGCCAGTTGACGGCGCTGGCGCAGGCCTGCGAGACCAAGCTCGGCGGTATCGACGTGGTGGTCAACAATGCCGGTGTCGCCTCTGGCGGTTTCTTCGACGAACTGTCGCTCGAAGATTGGGACTGGCAGATCGCGATCAATCTGATGGGTGTGGTCAAGGGCTGCAAGGCGTTCCTGCCGCTGGTGCAGAGCAGTCGCGGCAAGTTCATCAACATCGCCTCGATGGCTGCACTGATGCAGGCGCCGGGCATGAGCAACTACAACGTGGCCAAGGCTGGCGTGGTTGCGCTGTCGGAGAGTCTGCTGGTCGAATTGAAGCAGCAGGAAGTGGGCGTTCACGTCGTATGTCCGTCGTTCTTCCAGACCAACCTGATGGACTCTTACCGTGGGCCGACGCCGAACATGAAGGCGCAGATCAGCAAGCTGCTCGAAGCCTCGCCGATCACGGCAGCCGATATCGCCGACTACATATACCGACAGGTAGCCGAAGGCGTGTTCATGATTCTGCCCCACGATGAAGGCCGCATGGCCTGGAAAATCAAACAGCAGAATCCGCAGGCCATCTACGACGAGATGGCTGCGCTGGCAGAGAAGAAACGCAACAAAAGCAGAACCTGA
- a CDS encoding cation acetate symporter, with product MFVRLLMAAVLLAASPLLMADAITGEVQKQSVNYTAIAMFVVFIVFTMGITKWAAKRNTSTSDYYTAGGSITGFQNGLAIAGDFMSAASFLGISALVYTSGYDGLIYSIGFLVGWPIILFLMAERLRNLGKFTFSDVASYRLGQTQIRILSAFGSLIVVAFYLIAQMVGAGKLIQLLFGLDYYVAVVLVGVLMVMYVLFGGMLATTWVQIIKAVLLLSGATFMAVMVMKAVNFDFGSLFAEAVSIHEKGAAIMSPGGLVSDPISAISLGLALMFGTAGLPHILMRFFTVADAKEARKSVFYATGFIGYFYILTFTIGFGAILLVSTNPEFKDATGAIIGGTNMVAIHLANAVGGNLFLGFISAVAFATILAVVAGLTLAGASAVSHDLYACVIKKGKAREEDEMRVTKITTLTLGVVAILLGIIFEKQNIAFMVGLAFSIAASCNFPVLFLSMYWKGLSTRGALVGGSLGLATALILTIISPTVWVDVFGYAEAIFPYKYPALFSMIVAFVGIWFFSVTDKSKSAGLERERFFSQFVRSQTGLGSSGAVAH from the coding sequence ATGTTCGTGCGTTTATTGATGGCAGCGGTTCTGCTGGCTGCCTCGCCTTTGCTGATGGCCGATGCCATTACTGGCGAAGTGCAGAAGCAGTCGGTCAACTATACGGCGATCGCGATGTTCGTTGTGTTCATCGTGTTCACCATGGGCATCACCAAGTGGGCCGCCAAACGCAACACGTCCACGTCCGACTACTATACGGCCGGCGGAAGCATCACCGGCTTTCAGAACGGGCTGGCGATCGCCGGCGATTTCATGTCCGCGGCGTCGTTCCTGGGCATATCCGCATTGGTGTACACCAGCGGCTACGATGGCCTGATCTACTCCATCGGCTTCCTGGTCGGCTGGCCGATCATCCTGTTCCTGATGGCCGAGCGCCTGCGCAATCTGGGCAAGTTCACCTTTTCCGACGTGGCGTCCTATCGCCTCGGCCAGACGCAGATCCGCATCCTCTCGGCCTTCGGTTCGCTGATCGTGGTGGCGTTCTACCTGATCGCGCAGATGGTCGGCGCCGGCAAGCTGATCCAGTTGTTGTTCGGTCTCGACTATTACGTCGCGGTGGTCCTGGTCGGCGTGCTGATGGTCATGTACGTGTTGTTCGGTGGCATGTTGGCGACCACCTGGGTGCAGATCATCAAAGCGGTCCTGCTGCTGTCGGGCGCCACCTTCATGGCCGTCATGGTGATGAAGGCGGTCAACTTCGATTTCGGCAGCCTGTTCGCCGAAGCGGTCAGCATCCATGAGAAGGGCGCTGCGATCATGAGCCCCGGTGGCCTGGTATCGGACCCGATCTCCGCGATTTCGCTGGGGCTGGCGTTGATGTTCGGTACCGCCGGTCTGCCGCACATCCTGATGCGTTTCTTCACCGTCGCCGACGCCAAGGAAGCGCGCAAGAGCGTGTTCTACGCCACGGGCTTCATCGGCTACTTCTACATCCTGACCTTTACCATCGGCTTCGGCGCGATCCTGCTGGTCAGCACCAACCCGGAATTCAAGGACGCAACGGGCGCCATTATCGGAGGCACCAACATGGTCGCCATCCACCTGGCCAACGCCGTGGGAGGCAACCTGTTCCTGGGCTTCATTTCCGCGGTAGCGTTCGCAACGATCCTCGCGGTCGTAGCCGGGCTGACCCTGGCCGGCGCGTCTGCCGTTTCCCATGACCTGTATGCCTGCGTGATCAAGAAGGGCAAGGCCAGGGAAGAAGATGAGATGCGCGTCACCAAGATCACGACCCTGACCCTCGGCGTCGTGGCGATCCTGCTGGGCATCATCTTCGAGAAGCAGAACATCGCGTTCATGGTGGGCCTGGCATTCTCCATCGCGGCCAGCTGCAATTTCCCGGTGCTGTTCCTCTCCATGTACTGGAAGGGCCTGAGTACGCGCGGCGCGCTGGTCGGCGGTTCGCTGGGCCTGGCGACTGCGTTGATCCTCACCATCATCAGCCCCACCGTATGGGTCGATGTGTTCGGCTACGCCGAGGCCATCTTCCCCTACAAATACCCGGCGCTGTTCTCGATGATCGTCGCGTTCGTTGGGATCTGGTTCTTCTCGGTCACCGACAAGTCCAAGTCGGCGGGTCTCGAGCGCGAGCGCTTCTTCTCGCAGTTCGTCCGTTCGCAGACCGGTCTGGGCTCCAGTGGCGCCGTCGCCCACTGA
- a CDS encoding DUF485 domain-containing protein, with amino-acid sequence MQNEEIYRRIHANPRFQELVAKRGRFAWLLSAVMLGAYLAFILLIAFEPAVLGIPLAANTVTTWGIPVGVGVIFMAFILTGVYVQRANGEFDRLNQEILNEAQQ; translated from the coding sequence ATGCAGAACGAAGAAATCTACCGGCGCATCCATGCCAATCCGCGTTTCCAGGAACTGGTTGCCAAGCGCGGCCGCTTCGCCTGGCTGCTGTCGGCCGTCATGCTCGGTGCTTATCTGGCCTTTATCCTGTTGATTGCGTTCGAGCCAGCCGTGCTCGGCATTCCACTCGCCGCCAATACGGTGACCACCTGGGGCATCCCAGTGGGCGTCGGCGTCATCTTCATGGCATTCATCCTCACGGGCGTCTACGTCCAGCGTGCCAATGGCGAGTTCGATCGACTCAACCAGGAAATCCTCAACGAGGCTCAACAATAA
- a CDS encoding DUF2061 domain-containing protein: MTKTVTFTLMHFCIAFSVTYALTGSLAAGGLVAAIEPLCNSVGFYFHEKIWQRLEKPRPTRREIPAHAWLHHQA; encoded by the coding sequence ATGACCAAGACCGTTACGTTCACACTGATGCACTTCTGCATCGCCTTTTCGGTGACCTATGCCTTGACCGGAAGCCTTGCCGCTGGCGGGCTCGTGGCCGCCATCGAACCGCTGTGCAATTCGGTGGGCTTTTATTTTCACGAGAAAATCTGGCAGCGATTGGAAAAGCCCCGGCCAACGCGCCGTGAAATACCGGCTCACGCCTGGCTGCATCACCAGGCTTGA